From Chthoniobacterales bacterium:
CACGCTCGGCACGCCGGATCCGTCCAAGCCCGAGTTGAACGTGCTCGCCGGCTTGGGCGAAATGTGGAATCCGCACGTGGAAAACATCCCGCTGTGGAAGGCGCTGGCCAACGGCGAGATGTGGATGGAAGCGGCCGGGCAGATCTTTTTTTCGCTCTCGGTGGGGTTCGGGGTGATCATCACCTACGCAAGCTATCTCAAGCCCAAGGATGACATCGCGCTCAGCTCGACCACGGCCGTGGCGGGCAACGAGTTTTTCGAGGTTTCACTCGGCGGGATGATCACCATCCCGGCGGCTTTTGTTTTTCTCGGTGCCGCGGGTGCCGCGGGCGGGACTTTCGCGCTGGGTTTCAACACGCTGCCGCTGGTGTTCGAGCACATGCCGCTCGGCAGGGTGGTCGGATTTCTCTGGTTCTTCCTGCTCTTTCTGGCTGCCATCACCAGCTCCCTCTCGATGCTGCAGCCCGCCATCGCCTTCCTCGAAGAAGGTCTCGGGCTCAGCCGTTCGCGCGCCGTGGCGGTCCTTTGCGGCGTGGGCTCCGCGGGCACCCTGTTCGTCGTGTGGTTCAGCAAAAATCTCGTGGCTTTGGACACCTTCGATTTTTGGGTCGGGACTTTCTGCATTTTCCTTCTCGCCACCATCCAGACTTTGCTCTTCGGGTGGGTGTTCGGGACGCGGCGGGGTCTGGAGGAAATGGACCGCGGCGCCGAGATGCGGGTGCCGCGCGTGTTTGCGCTCGCCGTCAAATATGTCTCGCCGGTTTATCTGCTGGCCATTTTCGCGCTCTGGGCGTGGCAGAAGGTCGGCGGTTACGTGCAGAGTTTCCGCGATGACGCGACGGTGCGGTGGTCGATCCTCTTTTTGCTGGGCGTGTTCGCGCTTTTCCTTTGGTGGATACGCACGGCGGTGAAGCGTTGGGAAGCGCAGGAGGAAAAGCCGTGAGCATTGCCGGTTGGATCGTCATGCTCGTCTCGGTGGGGGGAACGACGGGCTTTTTTGCGTGGTGCGTCTGGCGCGTGCTTCAGCCGCCCGACAAGACGCCAAAAATGCACGGCGTGCTC
This genomic window contains:
- a CDS encoding sodium:calcium symporter; amino-acid sequence: MSGPAKENWSSKIGVILAVTGSAVGLGNFLRFPGLAAQYDGGIFMIPYFVSLFVLGLPLAWAEWAMGRHGGSLGFHSTPGIFRAIWKNRAAPYAGVLGLVVPVVIYMYYVFVESWCLGYAWHYLTGTMSMGTDPASYEGFFKSYVGLGENGSVFSNLLGAPFLVLVLCIALNFFLINRGLTRGIEQFCLWAMPTLAVCAVLVLVRVLTLGTPDPSKPELNVLAGLGEMWNPHVENIPLWKALANGEMWMEAAGQIFFSLSVGFGVIITYASYLKPKDDIALSSTTAVAGNEFFEVSLGGMITIPAAFVFLGAAGAAGGTFALGFNTLPLVFEHMPLGRVVGFLWFFLLFLAAITSSLSMLQPAIAFLEEGLGLSRSRAVAVLCGVGSAGTLFVVWFSKNLVALDTFDFWVGTFCIFLLATIQTLLFGWVFGTRRGLEEMDRGAEMRVPRVFALAVKYVSPVYLLAIFALWAWQKVGGYVQSFRDDATVRWSILFLLGVFALFLWWIRTAVKRWEAQEEKP